The following proteins come from a genomic window of Gimesia chilikensis:
- a CDS encoding dipeptide epimerase yields MKLEWRRVSLPLKDPFTIARGTLHHQQCLIVILTQDGVSGFGEVTCNNYYGHTYESLEAALNLVRDAIAEQPLMHPRELYKVCQAVIPTDRFALSAIDGAAYDLYGKTQGIRTTEILGLNTAAETRSSYTLGIDSIEEMIRKYRDQPDWPVYKIKLGTPHDLEIVQALRAVTEATIRVDANCAWTVEQTITNSRALRELGVEFIEQPLPADASPAAQREVFEQSALPVIADESCRTEEDVARCEGLFHGINVKLCKCGGLTPASRMLQQARALGMKTMVGCMIESTVGISAAAQLLPLLDYADFDGANLLAEDVARGVRIHNGEVEFSNVYGNGIELLI; encoded by the coding sequence GTGAAACTGGAATGGCGACGAGTCAGCCTGCCTTTGAAAGATCCCTTCACGATCGCCCGCGGCACGCTGCACCATCAGCAGTGTCTGATAGTGATTCTGACGCAGGACGGTGTGAGCGGATTTGGCGAAGTCACCTGCAACAATTATTATGGTCACACCTACGAATCGCTGGAAGCGGCGCTCAACCTGGTTCGCGATGCGATTGCAGAGCAGCCGTTGATGCATCCGCGAGAGCTGTATAAGGTTTGCCAGGCTGTCATTCCCACAGATCGGTTTGCGCTCTCTGCCATTGATGGGGCTGCCTACGATCTGTACGGCAAGACGCAGGGAATCCGCACGACTGAGATCCTGGGGTTAAACACCGCTGCTGAGACCCGGTCAAGTTATACCCTGGGCATTGATTCGATTGAGGAAATGATTCGCAAATATCGTGATCAGCCCGACTGGCCTGTCTACAAGATCAAGCTGGGCACGCCCCACGATCTGGAGATTGTGCAGGCACTGCGGGCAGTGACGGAAGCGACGATTCGGGTCGACGCGAACTGTGCGTGGACCGTGGAGCAGACGATTACGAATTCGCGTGCACTCCGGGAACTGGGAGTGGAATTCATCGAACAGCCGTTGCCGGCCGATGCATCGCCTGCAGCGCAGCGCGAAGTCTTTGAACAGAGTGCACTGCCCGTGATTGCCGATGAGAGCTGTCGGACCGAAGAGGATGTGGCCCGCTGCGAAGGTCTGTTTCACGGGATCAATGTCAAACTGTGCAAATGCGGCGGATTGACGCCTGCGAGTCGGATGTTGCAGCAGGCTCGCGCACTGGGAATGAAAACGATGGTCGGTTGTATGATTGAATCGACGGTCGGTATCTCGGCTGCAGCGCAGTTGCTACCGTTACTCGACTATGCTGACTTCGATGGGGCCAACCTGCTGGCGGAAGACGTGGCGCGGGGAGTTCGCATTCACAACGGGGAAGTCGAATTCAGTAACGTTTACGGGAATGGGATTGAACTGCTGATCTGA
- a CDS encoding APC family permease, which translates to MTKRYGFWTLTFLVIANMIGAGVFTTSGFSLMDLGSPGLVVLAWVAGGLIAITGAFSYGQLIKAMPESGGEYLFLSRAAHPLLGFIAGWVSLIAGFSGAIAFAATALEAYVLPEDMRPGWMPAGTLAVCSIILAGLFHGRNPRLGALVQNSVVVLKLVLLSAILLFAAAQFSSETMSGVSAPTVDLTGWALVSAFAGSLVWISLSYSGFNAAVYVADEVEAANRTIPRAMVAGTGIVMVLYLLLNAVFVYAPPPEAIKGQADVATIAAEFIGGAAFASFVRWTIVTCLLTSVFSMIMTAPRVYAKMADDGLLPGFIRMQGGNPGRAILLQVALAVLLVLISSLQGLLSYLGLTLSISAAGSVCCLFLSGVRTKPFSHYSNLIPLVFILCTLIAAGIMVSFNPWQLLGTAITFAIGAVAYVLTRIYRPKADLLATTEIEKALAEDVQEPPQSKS; encoded by the coding sequence ATGACGAAGAGATACGGTTTCTGGACACTGACCTTTCTGGTCATTGCGAATATGATTGGAGCCGGGGTCTTTACGACCTCCGGTTTCTCGCTCATGGATCTGGGGTCACCCGGACTGGTGGTTCTCGCCTGGGTAGCGGGGGGATTGATTGCGATTACGGGTGCTTTCAGTTATGGACAGCTGATTAAAGCCATGCCGGAATCGGGGGGCGAATATCTGTTCCTGTCACGAGCCGCGCATCCGTTACTGGGGTTCATTGCGGGCTGGGTGTCGTTGATTGCAGGCTTTTCCGGTGCGATCGCCTTTGCTGCGACCGCGCTGGAAGCGTATGTCCTGCCGGAAGACATGCGTCCCGGATGGATGCCGGCGGGGACGCTGGCGGTCTGTTCGATTATACTGGCCGGTCTGTTTCATGGCCGGAATCCACGACTGGGGGCGTTGGTACAGAATTCGGTCGTGGTGCTCAAACTGGTGCTGCTGTCTGCCATTCTGTTGTTTGCTGCAGCTCAGTTCTCCAGTGAGACCATGTCGGGCGTCTCAGCACCGACTGTCGACTTGACCGGCTGGGCGCTGGTCAGCGCGTTTGCGGGATCTCTGGTCTGGATTTCTTTGAGTTATTCGGGCTTCAATGCCGCGGTTTATGTGGCAGATGAAGTTGAAGCAGCGAATCGCACGATTCCCCGGGCGATGGTCGCCGGCACCGGGATTGTGATGGTGCTCTATCTATTGTTGAACGCGGTTTTCGTGTATGCACCGCCGCCCGAGGCGATTAAAGGTCAGGCGGATGTGGCGACCATTGCGGCGGAATTCATCGGGGGAGCTGCTTTCGCGAGTTTCGTGCGCTGGACCATCGTTACCTGCCTGTTGACCTCGGTCTTCAGTATGATCATGACCGCACCCCGGGTTTACGCCAAGATGGCGGACGATGGCCTGTTGCCTGGATTTATCCGGATGCAGGGGGGCAACCCGGGGCGGGCGATTCTATTGCAGGTCGCACTGGCTGTGCTTTTGGTATTAATCTCCAGTCTGCAGGGGCTGCTGTCCTATCTGGGACTGACCCTGTCGATCTCTGCCGCCGGTTCGGTATGCTGCCTGTTTCTGTCCGGTGTGCGTACGAAGCCGTTCTCGCATTATTCGAATCTGATTCCCCTGGTGTTTATTCTCTGTACCCTCATCGCTGCGGGGATAATGGTCAGTTTCAATCCCTGGCAGCTGCTGGGAACCGCGATTACATTCGCGATTGGCGCCGTGGCGTATGTGCTGACGCGGATCTATCGTCCGAAAGCTGACCTGCTCGCTACAACCGAAATTGAAAAGGCTCTTGCAGAGGACGTTCAGGAACCTCCGCAATCCAAAAGTTGA
- a CDS encoding PP2C family protein-serine/threonine phosphatase, translated as MAVAQAGRMQCMEVWGGNQSVDRKLTTTGLDLWVYSQPHAASQSGGDVYYVSSCSSGRITRLLLADVSGHGEVVAARANVLRNLMRRHINRINQASLVEAINDDFESESRTGAFATAVIGTFFAPTRTLTICNAGHPSPLIYQAQNKTWIPFGSVQGASEVERNFPLGITVEQNYSNQSCKLGREDLMLCFTDGLLEFKQADGSLLGEAGLLRLLSQLDCSQPERLIPELLQRLDPNQERINAADDISLMLFQRNNERVSLYDNLAAPFRALKHFFSRPEKA; from the coding sequence ATGGCGGTTGCCCAAGCGGGGCGGATGCAGTGTATGGAAGTCTGGGGCGGAAATCAGAGCGTGGATCGTAAACTGACGACCACGGGGCTCGATCTCTGGGTCTACAGTCAGCCGCATGCTGCGTCCCAATCGGGTGGGGACGTGTATTATGTTTCATCCTGTTCTTCCGGCAGGATCACCCGTCTGCTGCTGGCCGATGTGAGTGGTCATGGAGAAGTGGTTGCGGCCCGGGCCAATGTGCTGCGGAATCTGATGCGGCGCCACATCAACCGGATCAATCAGGCTTCCCTGGTTGAAGCCATTAATGATGATTTTGAATCCGAATCGCGAACGGGCGCATTCGCGACCGCAGTGATTGGAACCTTCTTCGCTCCCACCCGAACACTCACGATCTGCAACGCCGGTCATCCGAGTCCTTTAATCTACCAGGCGCAGAATAAAACCTGGATTCCGTTTGGCAGCGTACAGGGGGCTTCCGAAGTCGAGCGAAACTTCCCCCTGGGGATCACGGTCGAACAAAATTATTCAAATCAGTCCTGCAAACTGGGGCGTGAAGATCTGATGCTCTGTTTCACAGACGGATTGCTGGAGTTCAAACAGGCGGATGGGAGCCTGCTGGGCGAAGCGGGGCTGCTGCGACTGCTCTCACAGCTCGACTGCAGCCAGCCCGAGCGTCTGATTCCGGAACTGCTTCAGCGGCTGGATCCGAACCAGGAGCGGATTAATGCTGCGGATGATATCTCTTTAATGCTGTTCCAGCGCAACAATGAGCGCGTTTCCCTTTACGATAATCTGGCAGCCCCGTTTCGGGCGTTGAAACATTTCTTCAGCAGGCCAGAAAAGGCTTAA
- a CDS encoding STAS domain-containing protein, translated as MSDKFEIFEVEVIAPNLIVIPQGSALQFLYNNIQIESNKILTLLNAPEISNVIIDLNRVEYLDSIIISCLTRLLQQAKQSGGEAVFCNACDNMQYILQSIKLGTLWPLFDTREEAILSLSSN; from the coding sequence ATGTCTGATAAGTTTGAAATTTTCGAGGTAGAAGTCATTGCCCCGAATCTGATTGTGATTCCCCAGGGATCGGCCCTGCAGTTCCTGTATAACAACATCCAGATTGAATCCAATAAAATCCTGACCCTGCTGAACGCGCCCGAAATCTCCAATGTGATCATCGATCTCAATCGGGTGGAATATCTGGATTCGATCATCATCAGCTGTCTTACCCGTCTCCTGCAACAGGCGAAACAGTCCGGCGGTGAGGCTGTTTTCTGTAACGCCTGCGATAACATGCAGTACATTCTCCAGAGTATCAAACTGGGAACGCTTTGGCCGCTGTTCGACACCCGGGAAGAAGCCATTCTGAGCCTCAGCTCGAATTAA
- a CDS encoding hemerythrin domain-containing protein — translation MISNSRQVTVNAAFLKEIKEDNLRLYNLMENLRTFWLVPDPLTLKPEWFSVLVNELRDQLAMHFALEATFGYFDHADQVDALTAAESQRLRDQHEDLYLEIASIAEQVEEALYPEWNQTTYAAQIERFDQFYQKFQQHESAEFDLIMSASYENFKRMYHSGVSSKADSARW, via the coding sequence ATGATCAGCAACTCTCGTCAGGTCACTGTTAATGCTGCTTTTCTCAAAGAGATCAAAGAGGACAACCTCAGGCTTTACAATCTCATGGAAAATCTGCGTACTTTCTGGCTGGTCCCCGATCCGTTAACACTCAAACCGGAATGGTTCAGCGTGCTCGTCAATGAGCTGAGAGACCAGCTGGCGATGCACTTCGCTTTGGAAGCCACCTTCGGCTATTTCGATCATGCAGACCAGGTTGACGCCCTCACTGCTGCTGAGTCACAGCGGCTGAGGGATCAGCATGAAGATTTATACCTGGAAATCGCATCGATCGCCGAGCAGGTTGAAGAGGCGTTATACCCGGAATGGAATCAAACCACTTACGCGGCACAGATCGAACGTTTTGATCAGTTCTATCAGAAGTTTCAGCAACACGAATCGGCAGAATTCGATCTGATCATGTCAGCTTCCTACGAAAATTTTAAGCGGATGTATCATTCAGGCGTTTCCAGTAAAGCAGACTCGGCGCGCTGGTGA
- a CDS encoding two-component system sensor histidine kinase NtrB, producing the protein MSGEFSADCFRAIANYTYDWESWHAPDGRLLWVNATVERMTGYTPEECLVMPDYPLPLVAEEDRSRITEILTAAQQGDIGNDIEFRTAHRDGRSLWTAVSWQPIYNDSGTHLGFRTSIRDITERHELKEQLRLHAAHLEQLVQERTARITQLEIHRRKMEKLAALGQLAAGVAHEVNNPLAGIRNAFALFKADIAPDNEHYELLELIDSEIERISSITHQMYQLYRPSSHDATTFSLSRAIEDVVCLSQPAAAKAGVTIDCESDQEEIQVTLPEGEVKQILLNLVQNAIQASPKGSAVRLEVGAGDATVSVAVIDQGEGIQPTDLPQIFDPFFTTKVGDSKQGMGLGLSVSRSLIEAMGGTIEVASQPGEGAVFTANFPVADPPGNR; encoded by the coding sequence ATGTCCGGCGAATTCAGTGCAGATTGTTTTCGAGCGATTGCCAATTACACCTATGACTGGGAAAGCTGGCATGCCCCGGACGGGCGTCTGCTGTGGGTCAATGCGACCGTTGAACGTATGACCGGCTACACGCCCGAGGAATGTCTGGTGATGCCGGACTACCCGCTGCCGCTGGTCGCGGAAGAAGACCGTTCACGCATCACAGAGATTCTGACCGCGGCGCAACAGGGAGATATCGGAAATGATATCGAATTCCGCACCGCGCACCGCGACGGACGCAGTCTGTGGACGGCTGTTTCCTGGCAGCCGATCTATAACGATTCGGGAACGCACCTCGGTTTCCGTACCAGCATTCGCGATATCACGGAACGACACGAGTTGAAAGAGCAGTTACGGCTGCATGCAGCACATCTGGAGCAGCTTGTGCAGGAGCGGACTGCCCGGATTACGCAGCTGGAAATTCATCGTCGGAAAATGGAAAAGCTGGCGGCGCTGGGTCAGCTGGCCGCTGGCGTGGCACACGAAGTCAACAATCCCCTGGCGGGTATCCGCAACGCGTTCGCGCTGTTCAAAGCTGATATCGCTCCCGATAACGAACATTACGAACTGCTGGAACTGATCGACAGTGAAATTGAACGGATCAGTTCGATTACCCATCAGATGTATCAGCTGTATCGCCCCAGTTCTCATGATGCGACGACCTTTTCATTATCGCGTGCGATTGAGGACGTTGTCTGTCTCTCGCAACCCGCGGCTGCGAAAGCTGGTGTCACGATCGATTGCGAATCGGATCAGGAAGAGATCCAGGTGACGCTGCCTGAAGGGGAAGTCAAGCAGATCCTGTTGAACCTGGTGCAGAATGCGATCCAGGCATCCCCGAAAGGGAGTGCTGTCCGTTTAGAAGTGGGGGCCGGTGATGCTACCGTCAGTGTGGCGGTGATCGATCAGGGGGAGGGGATTCAGCCGACCGATCTGCCGCAGATCTTCGATCCTTTCTTTACGACTAAAGTTGGAGATTCCAAGCAGGGGATGGGCCTGGGGCTGTCGGTGTCACGAAGTCTGATCGAGGCGATGGGAGGCACTATCGAAGTGGCCAGTCAGCCGGGAGAGGGGGCTGTCTTTACGGCGAACTTCCCGGTAGCAGATCCTCCCGGGAATCGTTAA
- a CDS encoding sigma-54-dependent transcriptional regulator codes for MSEKQPPRILIADDEPLYLKTTGQLLRKAGFDCVCVSHAGAAIEKLEAEPFDLILSDLNMPGNLKLELLHQGRSNWPHIPLIVVTGVPSMPSAIESIRLGITDYLLKPVKYEDLLASVRRALAIPSRVFQRSESITAREQSELAKRFPNIVGASAPLMEILDIVDRIAETDVNVLITGESGTGKEVVAQTIHEHSLRSKENFQIIDCTAIPESLFESVLFGHVKGAFTGAVNDQEGLLKLADKGTAFFDEIGELPAASQSKLLRAIQESRFTPVGKSQAVQIDTRFVCATNRKLESEVSAGRFRGDLYYRLGVIHIELPPLRDRGDDVVLLAEHFLKLTLKKSGRELQFAPETLESLREYSWPGNIRELKNVIERAVALTRGETIEKTELPESLLNPPANLQHDSSGVAEGSRDEAIENAEYQYLTALLEKHEGNISQAAQQAGLSRQGLHKLLNKHNISAADFRS; via the coding sequence ATGAGTGAAAAGCAGCCCCCGCGAATCCTGATTGCAGACGACGAACCGCTGTATCTGAAAACGACCGGGCAGTTGCTGCGCAAAGCCGGGTTTGACTGCGTTTGTGTTTCCCATGCGGGGGCCGCGATTGAAAAACTGGAAGCGGAGCCCTTCGATCTCATTCTGTCAGACCTGAATATGCCGGGCAATCTCAAGCTGGAACTGCTGCACCAGGGACGCAGTAACTGGCCGCACATTCCACTGATCGTTGTGACCGGCGTGCCTTCCATGCCCTCTGCGATTGAAAGTATCCGCCTGGGAATCACCGATTACCTGTTGAAGCCGGTGAAATATGAAGATCTGCTGGCGAGCGTCCGAAGGGCGCTGGCCATTCCGAGTCGTGTTTTCCAGCGGAGCGAGAGTATCACCGCCCGCGAACAGAGTGAATTAGCGAAACGGTTTCCGAATATCGTCGGGGCGAGCGCTCCGCTGATGGAAATTCTGGATATTGTCGATCGCATCGCCGAGACCGATGTCAATGTGTTGATTACCGGAGAGAGTGGGACCGGAAAAGAGGTGGTCGCGCAGACGATTCACGAGCACAGTCTGCGCAGTAAGGAAAACTTTCAGATCATTGATTGCACGGCGATTCCGGAATCCCTGTTCGAATCGGTGCTGTTTGGTCATGTGAAAGGGGCCTTTACCGGCGCGGTGAACGACCAGGAAGGGCTGCTGAAACTGGCCGACAAGGGAACCGCATTCTTTGATGAAATCGGTGAGTTGCCGGCTGCGTCGCAGTCCAAGCTGTTACGGGCGATTCAGGAATCCCGTTTTACGCCTGTAGGAAAAAGTCAGGCTGTGCAGATCGATACGCGATTCGTCTGTGCCACCAATCGGAAGCTGGAATCGGAAGTGAGTGCCGGTCGTTTTCGCGGCGATCTGTATTATCGGCTGGGAGTGATTCATATCGAACTGCCTCCCCTGCGTGATCGAGGAGATGACGTCGTTTTACTGGCCGAACATTTTCTGAAACTGACCCTGAAGAAAAGTGGTCGCGAGTTGCAGTTCGCCCCGGAGACCCTGGAGTCTCTGCGGGAATACTCCTGGCCGGGAAATATTCGGGAGTTGAAGAATGTGATCGAACGTGCCGTCGCGTTGACGCGTGGGGAGACGATTGAAAAGACCGAGCTTCCTGAATCACTACTCAATCCGCCGGCGAATCTCCAGCACGATTCCAGTGGCGTGGCCGAGGGCTCGCGTGATGAGGCCATTGAAAACGCCGAGTATCAGTACCTGACTGCTTTACTGGAAAAGCATGAGGGGAATATCTCCCAGGCAGCGCAGCAGGCCGGTCTCTCGCGTCAGGGGCTGCATAAACTGCTGAACAAGCACAATATTTCTGCGGCTGATTTTCGCTCGTAA
- a CDS encoding GreA/GreB family elongation factor produces the protein MNFKQKQIVITRNDYYKLSRLLNSEYTQAIGNKPYLTGLRSELEAAVIVDPEEISPDVVTMNSKVTLVDLDINEDETYVLVYPDQANIASGRLSILTPIGTAILGCKTGDVVSGNASRMQIKEIVFQPERARVPS, from the coding sequence ATGAATTTTAAACAGAAACAGATCGTAATCACCAGGAACGATTATTATAAACTCTCGCGACTGTTAAACAGCGAGTACACCCAGGCAATTGGAAACAAGCCGTACCTGACCGGTTTACGGAGTGAACTGGAGGCTGCGGTGATTGTCGATCCTGAAGAGATCAGCCCCGATGTGGTGACGATGAATTCCAAGGTCACCCTCGTCGATCTGGATATCAATGAAGATGAGACCTATGTGCTCGTCTACCCGGACCAGGCTAATATCGCCAGTGGAAGGCTGTCGATTCTGACGCCGATTGGAACTGCTATATTAGGCTGTAAAACAGGGGACGTGGTGAGTGGAAACGCCAGCCGCATGCAGATTAAAGAGATTGTTTTCCAGCCGGAACGGGCGCGGGTCCCTTCCTGA
- a CDS encoding RrF2 family transcriptional regulator, which produces MQLTIQTDYALRTLMYLASRDDRATVAEVAALFDISANHVAKVVNQLSRFGYIRSVRGLGGGIELAVPLDEIRLGEVIERFEGNLHLLECVGTEGVCVIQPFCKLKGVLAEAERLQREYLNSVTLADVAPSRRQLKQVT; this is translated from the coding sequence ATGCAGCTTACCATCCAGACCGATTATGCGTTGCGAACGCTGATGTATCTCGCTTCACGCGATGATCGAGCGACCGTAGCAGAGGTCGCGGCCCTGTTTGACATTTCAGCCAATCATGTGGCGAAGGTCGTCAACCAGTTATCCCGCTTTGGATACATCCGTAGCGTGCGGGGCCTGGGAGGTGGGATCGAACTGGCGGTGCCTTTGGACGAGATTCGACTGGGGGAAGTCATCGAACGCTTTGAAGGGAACCTGCATCTGCTGGAGTGTGTGGGGACCGAGGGGGTCTGTGTGATCCAGCCTTTCTGTAAATTGAAGGGCGTGCTGGCGGAAGCGGAACGGCTGCAACGGGAGTATCTCAACAGTGTGACCCTGGCAGATGTGGCGCCTTCCCGCAGACAACTGAAACAGGTGACTTAG
- a CDS encoding DUF3365 domain-containing protein, protein MSLKFMLQAGILLVILSSLFLLLEEVPAEESQQKADPPRQMQYPTTAVEARVRARILHETVHGALQVIHRDFFEEEESRVIPSHSLEDVFKELKRSQGIKVRWLAVNARAMNVDNEPRTEFEKQAVKVLSAGKDEFEQVTDKEYQFTGSIRLASQCLKCHLPMRKSNEARVAGLVISMPLKAAEKEK, encoded by the coding sequence TTGAGTCTGAAATTTATGCTGCAAGCGGGTATTCTGTTGGTGATTCTTTCCAGTCTGTTCCTGCTGCTGGAAGAGGTGCCTGCGGAAGAATCTCAGCAGAAAGCGGATCCGCCGAGACAGATGCAATATCCGACAACCGCCGTTGAGGCCCGGGTCCGGGCACGCATTTTACATGAAACCGTGCATGGTGCGCTGCAGGTGATCCATCGGGACTTCTTCGAGGAAGAGGAGAGCCGGGTAATTCCCTCGCATTCGCTGGAAGATGTGTTTAAGGAACTGAAGCGGAGCCAGGGCATCAAGGTACGCTGGCTGGCTGTGAACGCCCGGGCGATGAATGTCGACAATGAACCGCGGACGGAATTTGAGAAACAGGCGGTTAAAGTGCTCTCGGCGGGGAAGGACGAGTTTGAGCAGGTCACCGACAAAGAGTATCAGTTTACGGGAAGCATCCGGCTGGCTTCACAGTGCCTGAAATGTCATCTGCCGATGCGAAAAAGTAACGAGGCGCGGGTAGCCGGGCTGGTCATCTCGATGCCCCTCAAAGCAGCGGAGAAAGAGAAATGA
- a CDS encoding DUF3365 domain-containing protein translates to MRAIRNCLVIVMLSACPLAVVTLAQPPAEEKAKQTTSPTEGKQDDSEEAASQLSLPEARERARLAHRFYSATLDAMHRSYFNSATAPVPARVMERMFADLAADENIKARWIAVNANAMSVDHEPETEFEKQAAREIAAGKGAYERIENGVYQRAGAISLMNHGCLTCHLGFGKKNTKDRFAGLIISIPVKAQHK, encoded by the coding sequence ATGAGAGCGATACGAAACTGTCTGGTTATTGTGATGTTGAGTGCCTGTCCCCTGGCCGTGGTTACGTTGGCCCAGCCTCCCGCGGAGGAGAAGGCAAAACAAACTACTTCTCCGACGGAAGGAAAGCAAGACGACTCAGAGGAAGCGGCTTCTCAACTGTCACTTCCCGAGGCGCGTGAGCGCGCCCGACTGGCGCACCGCTTTTACTCGGCCACGCTGGATGCGATGCATCGGAGTTATTTCAACAGTGCGACAGCGCCGGTGCCGGCGCGTGTGATGGAACGGATGTTTGCGGACCTGGCAGCGGATGAAAACATCAAAGCCCGGTGGATTGCCGTGAATGCCAACGCCATGAGTGTCGATCATGAGCCGGAAACGGAATTCGAAAAACAGGCGGCCCGGGAGATCGCAGCCGGGAAAGGGGCCTATGAGCGAATCGAGAACGGCGTCTACCAGCGGGCTGGTGCCATTTCATTAATGAATCATGGCTGTCTGACCTGTCATCTCGGGTTTGGAAAAAAGAATACCAAAGATCGCTTCGCAGGCTTGATCATTTCCATCCCGGTTAAAGCGCAGCATAAATAG